Within Vicia villosa cultivar HV-30 ecotype Madison, WI linkage group LG1, Vvil1.0, whole genome shotgun sequence, the genomic segment ataataataacaatcaaaacaaaaaaactaaaattgcttCCCGGACAAGTGGCCAAATTTTAAGTTATTAGGTCCTAAATATCTCACCTCAGCCCCAGCAACAACATTACGCCCCCTTTGATCAACCATGTTGCTGACCTTCACGTCATTGACCGAGCACAAAAATGCATCAGGCTACAAAAAATTCAAAATGAAGTTAGTTTGTATTTCAGGTCCTTAGATTAAAAAATACTAATGATTACCAACGAGTAAATCCATAGAAATCAAATTTTAGTATTTGAATCAATCTGAACAACATTCGAAAAGAAATTGGATATACCTGACACAGGATCTCTCCATTAAACATTGCCAAATCAATCTGTATTCAAATAAGTAGCAAACACACAGTCATATATGAAATAATTTCAGCTAGATAGATACAAATAATGGATTTTGAAATTTAATAGTGTAACAATCCACTATTTAAACAATTCAGAGATGTAGGTACAAACCGGGAGAATTCTAGCAAAATAAGGCGCAGCAATTCCAACAAACCCATCACTTGGTCCAGAATTGCGAACAACAATGTTAGATATAGTTTTGCCAAACAACCACTGCCATATGCCTACTTCATTTTCTGGAacatatgcattttccatttcaactGACCCCGACATAAAGCACATGGAACCTACAATTGCCATAACGTACagattcaattaaaaatattggCAAGTGTGCTCCACAATTCCAACTGTAAGTTATGTATAATATATGAAGGAAATAAATTGACCCCTGAAGGTTTTGAGCAAACAGCTTACCAGGCTTAGCGATGATTTTTTCTTGTGGCTTCAACATTATCTGGATTGCAAGAACCAAGGGATAAACGATGTTACATAATTATATATTGTTGATAATATCAAAAGAAAGACAAAAAGAGATTGAAATTTAAGACTCAGGATAGTCACATATACCTGAACCACCTGAGCTTCACCACCTAAAATCTGAAAAGGGATCATTGCATCTTGCTGGCTCTAAACAACATTAGATGAAAATTCATCAAGACATTGTGAAGGATAATTGAAAAGAACAAATGAGTTCAGCCAAAGAGTAAATTATGACGATCATAAACTCAAGCAAAACTTTGTATGAAACTAACTAAGGATCAGTATTAATTGCAAAACCTAAATTAATTTCACAAAATTCAGGAACACTTCAATTTCATGAAAGCTATTACAGAATCTAGGTTAACATAAACAGATGATTGAAAAAATTGGTGTAATCACCTGATAAACATAAGGCTGAAAAGGCGTTGAGAAAAATGGCGCAGCCATGGCCAAGTTCTATAGTGGTGCAACAATTTTCAGAATGATAGTAGTAAATAGTAACCTAATCGAACGTGATTTTCAGATCTGAGTTTGATTTGGAGGATGATGGTGATGAATTGGGTTCGGGGTTTTTGTgcgttttgttttttattttatttatttatttatttatttttatttaccgCTTCTTGTATATGTTTTGTTGAAAATACGTGTTTTGTTCTGATGTGGCTTATTTCTATTGGGTGATTGATAGATGATTTGGCTAATTTCTATTGGATATATCACTCAGAAATTCCAAGCGGTGCTCGTGCTTTTTTAACATGGTCAATTTGTTTTAAGATGGTCAATTTGTTTCCTGGATTTGTTTTTTCgtagagattttttttttgtttgtgacAAGTCAATTCATCCATACTTTTTGTCGAAGTCAAGGAATTAAAATTTGGACAAAGATTTTAGTACTCTTGAATTTGGTTGGGTATTGATATATTTTCTCAATTAAATAAAGatattgaatgtcatattattttttaatattattttatttttgaaaaaaattaaaattttaaatcaattaatactAAGAATACTAGCTGGTACCAATTAAAACTAAAGGATATCAAAGAATTTGTCTAAAATTTTAGGTCTTTTGATCTTGATTGgttcaaaaatataaatttatttttaatttgtaatttttgaaattatcAATTTTAcgttaaaattatttgataaACGGACTTCTGTCAAGATGTAAATATGTAACACTAGTTGATACAACTTGGTAAAATGGTACTAGTTTCTATTACATCGTCTAACGTTATTTTACATTgataatagatattcattaaaaaaatatcattatttttacatatattaaaaaaatatattattgttataTGAAAAGATAAATTATAAAGTATTTTATAAAATTGACTCACACTGACAAAAGAGTTGTGGTTTCAAAGTTGAGACATTTCATCattaatataaaagaaataaatttaagTAATTAATATGATAGATAAAAGAAACAATTATTTTAagataacaataaaaaatatagatGAGGCATTTTTTGAGACATAATAAATAATGaggtttatttattaaattactgAAATTTATATATCATTTGTGTTAATTTTATAGATATTAAATAGGGATAAATAAATGAAGTGATGTCTAACTCCAAATTTTAATATTAGACACCATtataagtaaaaaatattttttattcattagaTAAATGACATATATGGTATATGTATAGGTCAGGTATATTGATTATTTTACAAACCTTATAAGTACATTTTTGTTTATAGTAGGTACAAAGGTAGACCTTGCCAGCTCTTCGTTGAATTTTGTTGGCAGCAAATTTATTTGGTGAGGATTAATCTATCAAGATGGGAGAAAGATTTACGAGAAGTTAGACCAAGATTTGTGTATTGAGTAGTGGAGGTTAAACTTTACAAATGCTTTTGTGAAAACTCTAACACAATTAGACTTTTCAGATCACCACCTAATACTCATAATTATCAATGAGGATAACTTTGAGAGAGCAGATAAAATTTTCAGGTTTTAAAGTGTATGGCTTTTGGAAGAGATATGTGATGATACTATTCGCAACATTTGGAATCTAAGTATGAATATGATAGATAATTTGTTGCAAATTAGAAATCATGCGGTTCAATGGAAAATGCACGTTGTTAACAACATTATTCAACAGAAGTTAGAAATGATGGCCAAATTGAATGATATTCGATGTTGCATTCAAAATGGGAGAGATCAATATGGCCTTTCTCAATTAGAAAGAAAGCTTCATCGAGAAATGACTAAAATCTTGCATCAAGTAGAACTTTTGTAGTTTCAATGACCAATAGCAGAGTGTTTGGTGGGCGGGGATACAAAACATGCTATTAACATGTTAAAACATTCCAAAGACAAAAGAAGAATGTAATTGTTATGCTTATAGATGGTCAAGGAAGATAGATCAAGAATGCATACGACGTCAATAAGTCACACTACTAGAAAaatcgcttttagtgaccgatttggTGACTAAATATTTTTGGTCACTTTAGAGACCGAGTTAGAGACCGCAATTTGAATAGAATAATTTTCATCACTAAATCAATTGCTAAAGTAATTTggctataaaaaaaaataaggggccaacatgtttttaatatttcattaataaaaaatttcattagtgttttattaaaaaaaaatctcagTCAATCTTTTaagtttcttttttaacatttatcaataaatttttttcttcCCACTTTTCTTTGGAGAAGTTTCTATTTATTTTCTATAACACTCTCTCATGTATCTACCAAAGAACTCATTTACCTCAATCATAAAACCCTAATGTCGTCCCCTTTTTGATTGCGTTATTTTGTCCAACAATGGCCACACAGTTTCCACAATTCTCTTTCTTTCATTGTGGATTTTCTTTCAATCCATTCATTTTATCAAAACGACAGAGTTTATGTCGGATATCCACCGCATAATGCTTAACTTTCGATCACCTTTAAGCTCATCCAAGGGGGTTGGGCATCGAATATTCCGTCCTTGTTACTTAAACTGCCTTTGTGACTGCCTGACTGGTATGTTTTTTAAATTTACTACCTTTGTTTGTATTCTCTCTCATTTTACGATTTTCTTTTCATAttgatattaatttatttattctatttccGCCATTTTGAGAGTCTTTGCTCTATTCATAACTTCTGTCACAGTTAAAAATCTTTTGTTGTAGCCAATGTTACTTTAAGTGGGTGTTtcgtctttattttattttgtttgtaaAAACTCTGACTATAACCCTTTTTATAATTAGATCTGTTTGATTCAATAAAATTGGTTGTATTTGGTTTGATTTTATGACGCCAAAGTTACTTGAAGGTGATGCATATGAAATATGGATGATGTCGTGGATTCTAATCTCCTATAACATGATGGTCAATTAGTATAATTGTCATACTACAATATTTAGGTTGAGTGTCCGTCTTTCGAATCAGGCGCCCCTTGTTCAGATACACCACCCGAATCCTAAGCATTCATTAACAATGCACAATCATGCATGAGACATATATTGGATCAATGAACAATATATACGAGATAGTGGAATTTAACTACACTTTCTAGACTTCAGGGAATCAACTACCCATTCTTGGAGTGGCTGCTACATCCTAGGAAGACTCTGTTAATGGCTCTAGGGACTATTAATACACCAGGGTCGTACTTCTCATCTCCATGTGAGCTAACTCTCAATATCATAACAACCCTAAAGCCTCTAAGAGCCGTTAATCGCCAGGGATTGTCACACATTTGTATTTCTAGCAAGTAAAATTGGCACCTACCGTGGGCCCCCGATAAAATTAACTTGGGCCACCGTCACATCATTCtactgttaggtgccaaattgtgttaatatttagtttaattaatggcacatttcgaccgtttttatcgtatattcgtacaattccctgaagttttagataattatttatagtttataattttaagatttcttttaatgataatatgtgttttagttgtgatcttgtaggttttagccatttttgggaagtttggagcttgttttggcctTCATTGGAGAGTGCTGGGCAGAggttagcgcgcgtcgcgcggagatatgggcgcgtcgcgccctgggcaagatattgtggagcttcaaagcagagagttgcgcgcgtcgcgcgcattggcggtttatatttcttaagtgtaatggcgcgaagcgcgctggagggcgcgacgcgccctggacagaaaactgTTTTACTATATAAGGAGTAAATGTgatatttgacttcttcttcttgataTATTGAGAGCTCTTGAACCCTAACTACTGTAGCAAGTGAAGAATtggagattcgaagctttgatcgtcgattaatcgccgtagatacttgttgatcttcatcctttccttcttaagcaagctaccattctcatggatagctaaatctcatttgtatcaagataagatgtaatcttcctagccttttgtatgtatttcttgtgaatatattgtgtatgaacaagtgatgatcaatatagatggtttagtttgtttattaaagcttttctatggtataaatgtttgagatatcaatgtttgtatctagacctaactttatcatttatcaaactataagttgcagacatggatttagcatttgatgtttacttagtatcggttttaaaacgttatttgtattgtttaaacggtggagaaatcgtcggttaaacaatacggtaaatctaactatatcgttgcggacacggacgatataggcgtcgatacgtaattatattgatcgttaccgagttcatatacgtatatttataaggatacatacaaatttaggtcgatgaaatcgaatcttgatacattttctttaacttagaactttcattaatttactctttgctactaaagtgattgaatgatcttttgcaaacccaaaactaaagtaacattaactcatgacaaaataggctatagaacggcggtgatatcacaataatccctgtggatacgatataaacgaaaagtacaccacaatactctttcaacaaaatggcgccgttgctggggattgttgtttagatattgcaagcattgcaatagtttgttttgtattgagtcttataattaatatcttgtttctaaatttattttccttgtgtttgttaatttgcttggttagtttttcagattacagtttatgcgaggacgtatacctacagatcaactcctttttgatcctgagattgagaggactgcacgtagagagaatagcaaaactcgtaggacgagacaactagctagggaaagaagacaacaacaagaagcatcttcttcttcaactccggttgaaaacttagttgaggaagaaatggctgctgATCCTAATGTTCcacctcgagggccttgtgttaatagccctcgactcaatgcacaatttgcttgtgatcaagccaatggaagaaactccgagatgaaaacggggttacttcaattactttatcagaatcctttcacaggagcagatcacgaggatccttttactcatctaacaaagttctatgagatcgccggaaccattggtgctccggaggccgaagaagaacaggttttcaggagactatttcctcattccttgataggaaaagctaaggaatggtaccttgatcaaccaaataatgtcatgacaaattggaacgagttagaagagaagtttttggatcggttctttcctcacaataggttcatggaagcgaaaacttctatagcGGTGTTCTCCCAAGGTCCgagtgaatctctcaatgaagcttgggagaggttcaagtctatggttagaaaatgcaaagggcatgggtttgatgaattgtctcaaatccatatctttagaaatggactccaacctcaaccaaaaactcttttagatgcgaccgcgggtggttcgttgatgtcaaaaacagctgctgaagcaattgctatcattgataggatggctttaaatgatcatcaagggcaacacaaccgtagtgcatcgcaaagaaaaccaggagttcttgaattgaatactagtgatgcaatatttgctcaaaacaagttattgactcaacaagtagaattgctcactcaacaaatgtcaaaactccctcaacaaatcaaagagatacatgGAATCCCTCCTACAAATCAAcaagtgatgtgttgtgaattgtgtaggggtgaccatcaaactggtttttgtcctccaccgggtgaagaggtgaattatgtgtcaaaTCCGAATCAAGGTTATAGTGGGAGACAACaccaaccttacaacaataaccaaggttaccaacaaagaggtaatcaaggttatcaaggatggaggccggatgcgggtccatcAAATCG encodes:
- the LOC131606318 gene encoding uncharacterized protein LOC131606318; the protein is MAAPFFSTPFQPYVYQSQQDAMIPFQILGGEAQVVQIMLKPQEKIIAKPGSMCFMSGSVEMENAYVPENEVGIWQWLFGKTISNIVVRNSGPSDGFVGIAAPYFARILPIDLAMFNGEILCQPDAFLCSVNDVKVSNMVDQRGRNVVAGAEAFLRQKLSGQGLAFILGGGSVVQKILEVGEVLAVDVSCIVAVTSTVDIQIKYNGPARRTMFGGDNAVTALLTGPGIVFIQSLPFPRFSQRIARAVTSPNMRENPKFFVQIALFFFLAYVVIVSSLILTDV